One Actinomadura viridis genomic region harbors:
- a CDS encoding PTS transporter subunit EIIC: MSSTTAAGGTAAPRRGSSALAVLQRIGRSLMLPIAVLPAAALLLRLGQPDMLGADGLGWDRVAEVVGGAGDALFSWLPLLFAVGVAIGFAKKADGSTALAAVVGYLVFDRVSKIIFSHSDELKGRVLITKVVDGAPSEVIDWGAKNPTDVLGGILIGVLTALLYQRFYRIKLPTWLAFFGGRRFVPIITAVAALALGVVIGVVWPVFGAWLTDFGNWITGAGAVGAGVYGVINRLLLPFGLHHIPNSLIWFVFGDFQGADGVVHGEINRYLAGDPDAGGFLAGFFPVLMFGLPGAALAIWRAAPAHRRPAVGGLMISAALTAFVTGVTEPIEFAFMFVAPVLYAVHVVLTGISMAVLEAAGAQLGFGFSAGGIDLLLNMTKDNTKGLPLILGLGVLYFVLYYVIFKFLIERFNFATPGREPEGEESVAADPAAAPELAGATKGAKAGGSGASDKPGESAGASGPAGEKGGTDEKAAPGT; the protein is encoded by the coding sequence ATGAGTTCGACAACCGCGGCGGGCGGGACCGCCGCACCACGACGAGGATCGAGCGCCCTGGCCGTCCTGCAGCGCATCGGGCGCAGCCTCATGCTCCCGATCGCCGTCCTCCCGGCCGCCGCCCTGCTGCTGCGCCTGGGCCAGCCCGACATGCTGGGCGCGGACGGCCTGGGCTGGGACCGGGTCGCCGAGGTCGTCGGCGGCGCCGGCGACGCGCTGTTCAGCTGGCTGCCGCTGCTGTTCGCGGTCGGCGTGGCGATCGGCTTCGCCAAGAAGGCCGACGGCTCCACCGCCCTCGCCGCGGTGGTCGGATACCTGGTCTTCGACCGGGTCTCAAAGATCATCTTCTCGCACAGCGACGAGCTCAAGGGCCGGGTCCTCATCACCAAGGTGGTCGACGGGGCACCCTCGGAGGTCATCGACTGGGGCGCCAAGAACCCCACCGACGTCCTGGGCGGCATCCTCATCGGCGTCCTGACCGCCCTCCTCTACCAGCGGTTCTACCGGATCAAGCTGCCGACCTGGCTGGCCTTCTTCGGCGGGCGCCGGTTCGTGCCCATCATCACCGCGGTCGCCGCGCTCGCGCTCGGCGTCGTCATCGGCGTGGTCTGGCCGGTCTTCGGCGCCTGGCTCACCGACTTCGGCAACTGGATCACCGGTGCGGGCGCGGTCGGCGCCGGCGTGTACGGCGTGATCAACCGGCTGCTGCTGCCCTTCGGCCTGCACCACATCCCCAACTCCCTGATCTGGTTCGTGTTCGGTGACTTCCAGGGCGCCGACGGCGTGGTGCACGGCGAGATCAACCGCTACCTGGCCGGCGACCCCGACGCGGGCGGCTTCCTGGCCGGGTTCTTCCCCGTGCTGATGTTCGGCCTGCCCGGCGCGGCCCTGGCCATCTGGCGCGCGGCGCCCGCGCACCGGCGCCCGGCGGTGGGCGGCCTGATGATCTCCGCGGCGCTGACCGCGTTCGTCACCGGCGTCACCGAGCCGATCGAGTTCGCGTTCATGTTCGTCGCGCCGGTGCTGTACGCGGTGCACGTCGTGCTGACCGGCATCTCGATGGCGGTCCTGGAGGCCGCCGGAGCCCAGCTCGGCTTCGGGTTCTCGGCCGGCGGCATCGACCTGCTGCTCAACATGACCAAGGACAACACCAAGGGACTGCCGCTGATCCTGGGGCTCGGGGTGCTCTACTTCGTCCTCTATTACGTGATCTTCAAGTTCCTGATCGAGAGGTTCAACTTCGCCACCCCGGGCCGCGAGCCTGAAGGCGAGGAGTCGGTCGCGGCCGACCCCGCCGCGGCACCGGAACTGGCCGGCGCGACCAAGGGCGCCAAGGCGGGCGGGTCCGGCGCGTCCGACAAGCCCGGCGAGTCCGCCGGAGCCTCCGGTCCGGCCGGCGAGAAGGGCGGCACGGACGAGAAGGCGGCCCCCGGCACCTGA